AAAAAGGATAAAACTTTCTTATAACAACAGGTGGGGCAAAGTCTCCACCTTAATTAATTCTCTGTTTTATTATAAAGAGGCTTATTTTAATCAAGAAGTCTAAAACTGTAAATTTTGCCCACATTGATGTATTCAAGTTTCCTGTTCTTTTTTATCTCTACCCATCCACCCTTACAATCACTTATTACTCCCCTTGTACCCAGCCTTAAAATTTTTGACCAAAGGGAAAGATACAAAACAACTCTTCTTCCAACATATTGTTTTAAATAATTATTATTCATAATACAAACGACCGCCCTTCATACTTACTTAAAAAATAATAAAATAAAAATCAAATACAATATTAGCAGCAGTCAGAGATGTACTTTGAAAATGTTGGTTTTAAAATACTAAATTGTCATAGCTTTATATTATTTGAATTTAACAGCAGTGCCGTATACTAGAATTTCCGCTGCTCCCTGCATTATACCACATGTAGAA
The genomic region above belongs to Acetivibrio saccincola and contains:
- a CDS encoding DUF6897 domain-containing protein yields the protein MNNNYLKQYVGRRVVLYLSLWSKILRLGTRGVISDCKGGWVEIKKNRKLEYINVGKIYSFRLLD